The stretch of DNA GCGCGCAGCGCGATCGCGTTCTCCCAGCGCAGCCTCAGGTCGGCCTGCAGCATCGTCAGGCTCGCCGTCTCCTCATCGAGGTCGGCCTGCGCCGCTGCCGCCTGCGTGTGGAGCACGGTCATGCGTGCGACGGCTCCGAGCAGCACGCCCGCGTCGATGCCGGAGGGGATCAGCCAGGCCCGGGCCGAACGCCAACCGTCGGCGAAGTCGGCGGTGCCGTCCCAGTCCGCCGGGGACCCGGAGCCGGTGACCGGGTCCGGTGCGAGGCACACCACCTGCACCGAGCTGATGAGACGGTCGCCGGGGCCCTGCAACCGGTGCACCTCGCTGAGCAGCTCGGCTTCCTTGCGCCGGCAGCGGAGCACGAACTCCTCCGGCGAGTCGACCGGATCGGCGCCCATGACGTCGGCGTGGCCGATCACGAACACCACCCGGTCGGCCCGCGGCGCCATGCCCTGCTGCGGATCACCGGCGAGGATGCCGGCCAGGTACGGCGTCGCGGTGAGGTTGGGGCTCAGCACGTACCAGATGAAGGCGGCGTTGCGTACCGCCTCCATGGCGCGCCCGTCCGCGCCCAGCGGGGGTGTGTCGACGAGCGTCACGCCCTCCCAGGGGTAGGCGTGGACCTCGCCGGTCGGGCCCGGCTCGATGTGCACCCGGGCCCCGGTGAGCTGCGCCATCCGCCGGATCAGCGCGGTCTTGCCGGTGCCGCGGTCACCGATGACCGCCACTCGCGGGGCCTGTTCGGCGTGCAGCAGCCGGAGCTGCGCGACCGCGGCTTCCGCGTCCGGGTCGTCGGGGTCGCTCGACCATGCGCGGAGCCACTGCTCGGCTGACCGGGGCGCGGGCGGACGGGACCGGCGCACCGTCTGCGCGACCCGGGCGGCGACGACGCGGTGCTCCGCAGGGAAGGGCCGCACGATGTCGTGACCGGTGTCCCCGCCCCGGTCGTCGACCACCTCGTCGACCCAGTCGTCGCCGAGCCAGACGCGTCGCCCGGGACGACCGGTCGCGGCGTACTCGGCCTCGATCGAGGCCACCGCGGTGGCGACCGCGTGCTGGCCGAGGCCGGTCGGGCCGACCTCGGCGCAGAAGTCGGTCAGCAGGCGCGCCTGGTGCACCGCGCGGCGCTCCTGCTCGCGCAGCGCCAGCGCCGCCCGCACCAACTCGCTGATCGAGACCACCACCTGGTCGAAGGCGAGCCTCAGCAGCCGTTCGCGGACCTCCTGCGACAGCTGCAGGAAGTGCGCGTGCACGGTCGTGCGGGCCTGGGCCAGCGCCGCCGCCCTCGATTCGCGCTGGCGGATCAGCCCCTTCTTGCGGAACCTGCGACCGATGATGTCGCCGACGATGCCGACCAGGGCCATCGGCGGAAAGACGATGGTGCCGGCGGCGGCCATCGCCGAGCCGTACCGTACGACGTTGCCGCCGAGCCGCAGCCCCTTGCCCGCGCTGCCGTCGAAGGACGCGCCGGTGGGTGCGAGGTCCACCCGAAGGTTCGCCTCGACGGCTTCGAGGCGGTGCCGCAGGTGGGTCGTGAAGGCGGTGGCCACCGCCGCAACGGCCTGCTCCATCTCCGCCTGGCGGAACACCGTGCTCGCGAACTCCGCCGTGTCGATCATGCGGTTGTGCGCGTACGCGTCGTCCACCAGCACCTCGGCCCGGCGCAGGGCGACGCGCTCCAGCGGGCCGAAGTGCGAGATCTGCAGGTTGGCCACGAAGTCCACCACCACACCCGGGCGACTGGAGAAGATCGTCTGGCCGCTGCGCCGCTGGAGCTCCTCAAGATCCGCCAGCACCGCTGCCGCCTGCGGTGAGAAGGGCTGGGCCCCGGCGGCCTGGTGCAGCTGCCGGGAATCGCCGAACAGCCACAGCACCTCCGCGACGGCCTTCTCGACGATGACCGCCCGGGAACGCAGATCCGCAGCCAGATCGGTCAGCGCCCGGGCTCCGGCGGACGCCTCGGACACCAGCTGCCGACTCAGCGAACCGAGGCGCAACCCGACCGCGTCGGTGGTGATCGCCCGGGTCATCAGGCCTTCCAGGGTGGACACGTGCGACCAGGCCATGAGGTTGTCGACGCCGTAGTCGCGCCGGTGCTTGCGGAACGTCGCCGCGTCGTAGCCGTCGTAGGTCTCCGGCAGCCGGGCGAAGGCGGCACGCCGGCTGTTGACCGCGACGATCGGGACCTCCGGCAGGCCGATCTCGCTGAGCTGGCCCTGCAGCCACAGCGCCGACTGTGCCACGGCGTCGGAGAGCTGGCGGCGGAACGCCGGGTCGGGGACCCGGGGCGGCTGGCGCCAGAGCGCGTTCTTGATGTTGAGGACCGCGATGGCCTGCTTGCCGTACTCGGCGACCCACCGGGAGATCTCCGCGAACTCGGTGATCTGCGTGACCGTGTCGTCGAAGCACAGCAGCACCAGGTCGGCGGTGCGGACCGCCGCCCGGGCACGTTCGTGCAGCTCGGCGGCGTCGACCGTGCGGCCCCAGCCGCCCGTGCCCGGCGTGTCCACCAACCTGCTGCCCTGCCACAGCAGCGCGCCCACCTCGGTGGTGAAGTCGTTGTCGCCCGGCGAGATCAGGGTGCCGTCGCCCCGGCCGAGCGCGGTGATGAGGGTGCTTTTGCCGGCGCCGGTGCGCCCGAAGAAGACCACGTTGAAGGTGCCGATCTCGGCGAGCTGGTCGGTGACCATGCCGCGAAGCGTCGCGCCGGTGCGGCCGGTCAGCAGGCCGACCTCGTCGGCGGCCGGACCGGCGGGCCGGTCGCCCTGCAGCGCGAGCGACAGCCGCTCCACCATCTCCCGCAGGCGGGCGGCGACCGGCCGGCTCTGGGCCACGGCCGCGGCGCACGCCCGCTGGAACTCCGCGCCACTGTCCTGTCCGGTCATTCCGGGCACCGCCACACTCCCCTGAGCAAGAATCGACATCGCAGTGCCGCCCAGTCTTCCGGATGGGTGCGACATGCGCTCGGGACGCCGCCACGGCCGTTGATGTCAGGACTGTCGGACCACCGGCGGGAGCCGGTCGCGGTCGCTGCGGCGCACGACGCCCGCGGCTGCGAGGATCCCGATCGCGGTCAGCAGGATCAGCCAGCCCTGCCAGCCGCTGAGGCCGGTGAGCCAGGCGTTGATCGACGGCTGCGCGTCCTTGTCGGCGACCACCACCTGGATGAACCCGAAGACCACCGTGTTGTTCACCGCGTGGCCCACCACCGCCGGCCAGATCGATCCGGAGGCCAGCCGCAGCAGCCCGAGCAGCACGCCGAAGAAGACGCAGAAGATCGTGAACGGGATGACGGTCTGCCGCTGCGCGGCGTTCATCGAGAACCACGGCCCCACCCAGAACGGCAGGTGCCACACTCCGCAGATCAGGCCGATCGTGATCAGCGCGGGCCAGGTGCCGATCCTGTCCCGCAGGCGGTTGAGCAGGTAGCCGCGCCAGCCCCACTCCTCGCAGAAGGCCAGCGGCAGGATCAGGACGAACTGGACGAGGTTGGCGGCCAAGGCTCCGGCCGCGATTGCCCAGGGGAAGCCGGTCTGCCCGGCGGTCTCCGGCGCGTAGACGTCGC from Allocatelliglobosispora scoriae encodes:
- a CDS encoding GTPase; this encodes MTGQDSGAEFQRACAAAVAQSRPVAARLREMVERLSLALQGDRPAGPAADEVGLLTGRTGATLRGMVTDQLAEIGTFNVVFFGRTGAGKSTLITALGRGDGTLISPGDNDFTTEVGALLWQGSRLVDTPGTGGWGRTVDAAELHERARAAVRTADLVLLCFDDTVTQITEFAEISRWVAEYGKQAIAVLNIKNALWRQPPRVPDPAFRRQLSDAVAQSALWLQGQLSEIGLPEVPIVAVNSRRAAFARLPETYDGYDAATFRKHRRDYGVDNLMAWSHVSTLEGLMTRAITTDAVGLRLGSLSRQLVSEASAGARALTDLAADLRSRAVIVEKAVAEVLWLFGDSRQLHQAAGAQPFSPQAAAVLADLEELQRRSGQTIFSSRPGVVVDFVANLQISHFGPLERVALRRAEVLVDDAYAHNRMIDTAEFASTVFRQAEMEQAVAAVATAFTTHLRHRLEAVEANLRVDLAPTGASFDGSAGKGLRLGGNVVRYGSAMAAAGTIVFPPMALVGIVGDIIGRRFRKKGLIRQRESRAAALAQARTTVHAHFLQLSQEVRERLLRLAFDQVVVSISELVRAALALREQERRAVHQARLLTDFCAEVGPTGLGQHAVATAVASIEAEYAATGRPGRRVWLGDDWVDEVVDDRGGDTGHDIVRPFPAEHRVVAARVAQTVRRSRPPAPRSAEQWLRAWSSDPDDPDAEAAVAQLRLLHAEQAPRVAVIGDRGTGKTALIRRMAQLTGARVHIEPGPTGEVHAYPWEGVTLVDTPPLGADGRAMEAVRNAAFIWYVLSPNLTATPYLAGILAGDPQQGMAPRADRVVFVIGHADVMGADPVDSPEEFVLRCRRKEAELLSEVHRLQGPGDRLISSVQVVCLAPDPVTGSGSPADWDGTADFADGWRSARAWLIPSGIDAGVLLGAVARMTVLHTQAAAAQADLDEETASLTMLQADLRLRWENAIALRAAAVDRLDWIITGALRTHLDQWDKALDKEEQAAIAQQILKMDQRPDMQAYINQWAAAAQRQVEHWAQDMATFDPGGTVPHQRDPRLRLQARFLQRATETALVGKAGSAVSALAKLKSVGRLAGEGSKVASRFLRIAPFVPLLATTAEDLFSAHSRKRREGEREQGEAKLFDDARRWVTQLVEAHPGLSWLQTQGELLGEAIGEASAELHRDAEQIERIKARLSRYEQARQLAIRLLEGDHA
- a CDS encoding CPBP family intramembrane glutamic endopeptidase, with protein sequence MSSSLDAATDLPPAATRTGAGGDSYRDVGVFLAIVFALPWLLWVVEQITGVRILFFAAMMSVAVATFVAVRWVRRPSSIPRATALVPVRPVGRLLRYCLLAFGIFLVASALAVALNAVTGIYPADLTGFSALRDVYAPETAGQTGFPWAIAAGALAANLVQFVLILPLAFCEEWGWRGYLLNRLRDRIGTWPALITIGLICGVWHLPFWVGPWFSMNAAQRQTVIPFTIFCVFFGVLLGLLRLASGSIWPAVVGHAVNNTVVFGFIQVVVADKDAQPSINAWLTGLSGWQGWLILLTAIGILAAAGVVRRSDRDRLPPVVRQS